One Catharus ustulatus isolate bCatUst1 chromosome 2, bCatUst1.pri.v2, whole genome shotgun sequence genomic window carries:
- the LOC116992644 gene encoding myb-like protein V has protein sequence MSSAAAGRNKGVLKQAGKKGIQEDRVLQPAGREAEQEDNDSPWDSETDSEGEEKVLAHVQLPAADQDRVGMSSAAAGRNKGVLKQAGKKGIQEDRVLQPAGREAEQEDNDSPWDSETDSEGEEKVLAHVQLPAADQDRVGMSSAAAGRNKGVLKQACKKGIQEDRVLQPAGREAEQEDNDSPWDSETDSEGEEKVLANVQLPAADQDRVGVSSAAAGRNKAARAEQEEHFISSSENKLPTLQREDLPLKVDSSTQTDSKQEKQLPTLQRDYLLLKVDSSTQTDSGQEKQLKDLKEPFHKNDYYTESGKNALKEKKVITVLRIMQGLLVDSSVAAIPPPEERVQRLQIPMARLETTIQQKDKTIEVFEEIQQVSYRRLLGGQWSLAL, from the exons atgagctctgctgcagcgGGGCGCAACAAAG GGGTCTTGAAGCAAGCTGGTAAAAAAGGGATACAGGAAGACAGAGTCTTGCAaccagcagggagagaggcagaacaGGAAGACAATGATTCTCCCTGGGATTCTGAG aCTGATTCTGAAGGTGAAGAGAAAGTGCTGGCCCATGtacagcttcctgctgcagACCAAGACCGAGTGGGcatgagctctgctgcagcgGGGCGCAACAAAG GGGTCTTGAAGCAAGCCGGTAAAAAAGGGATACAGGAAGACAGAGTcttgcagccagcagggagagaggcagaacaGGAAGACAACGATTCTCCCTGGGATTCTGAG aCTGATTCTGAAGGTGAAGAGAAAGTGCTGGCCCATGtacagcttcctgctgcagACCAAGACCGAGTGGGcatgagctctgctgcagcgGGGCGCAACAAAG GGGTCTTGAAGCAAGCCTGTAAAAAAGGGATACAGGAAGACAGAGTCTTGCAaccagcagggagagaggcagaacaGGAAGACAATGATTCTCCCTGGGATTCTGAG acTGATTCTGAAGGTGAAGAGAAAGTGCTGGCCAATGtacagcttcctgctgcagACCAAGACCGAGTGGGcgtgagctctgctgcagcgGGGCGCAACAAAG CTGCAAGAGCAGAACAGGAGGAACATTTTATCTCCTCTTCCGAGAATAAG CTTCCTACATTACAGAGAGAAGATCTTCCGCTAAAGGTTGATTCTTCAACTCAGACAGATTCTAAGCAGGAGAAACAG CTTCCTACATTACAGAGAGATTATCTTCTGCTAAAGGTTGATTCTTCAACTCAGACAGATTCTGGGCAGGAGAAACAG CTCAAGGACCTGAAAGAACCTTTTCACAAGAATGATTATTACACTGAGTCAGGGAAGAATGCCttaaaggagaagaaagtaaTAACAGTTTTGAGGATCATGCAAGGTCTCCTGGTTGATTCTTCAGTTGCAGCTATCCCCCCGCCGGAAGAGCGCGTTCAACG GCTCCAAATTCCAATGGCAAGGCTGGAAACCACTATTCAGCAAAAAGACAAGACTATTGAAGTTTTTGAGGAAATCCAGCAAGTCTCTTACCGCA GACTCCTCGGGGGACAGTGGTCTTTGGCACTGTGA